A genome region from Stenotrophomonas maltophilia includes the following:
- a CDS encoding SseB family protein, translating into MDHDTPFDPLNDLEVRLLQAQDGTLTASQFLDGLLTSTAFVLLDKAIGEDGAWDESISPLVLTSESGEPMFAVFTAPERAGLWHEQLPQFAHAMPIAVHALLAGIGDGVGLVLNPGLDVGMEMIPDAVAQLKQRAAAITRGMAH; encoded by the coding sequence ATGGACCACGACACCCCGTTCGACCCCCTCAACGACCTCGAGGTGCGCCTGCTGCAGGCCCAGGACGGCACGCTGACCGCGTCGCAGTTCCTCGACGGCCTGCTGACCTCGACGGCGTTCGTGTTGCTGGACAAGGCCATCGGCGAAGACGGTGCCTGGGACGAGAGCATCTCGCCGCTGGTGCTGACCAGCGAAAGCGGCGAGCCCATGTTCGCGGTGTTCACCGCGCCCGAGCGCGCCGGCCTGTGGCATGAGCAGCTGCCGCAGTTCGCCCACGCCATGCCGATCGCGGTGCACGCGCTGCTGGCCGGGATCGGCGACGGCGTCGGCCTGGTGCTGAACCCGGGCCTGGACGTGGGCATGGAAATGATTCCCGATGCCGTGGCGCAGCTGAAGCAGCGTGCTGCGGCGATTACCCGCGGCATGGCGCACTGA
- a CDS encoding S41 family peptidase, whose protein sequence is MQFRRGARRIGALMMTMLAADAMAASTPAAEVPSPEAQAQILDMLEHEALYQDKVDWPAARKRLASLQSYPGALQTALREIIVESTGGHGVWMTVARMREAAERAQQAGAAAVDRAKAADAVDARIGWVVIEGYAPTPGATPQEAFRQNIQRAARWQQIIRSKDDGMRCGWIVDLRDNSGGNMWPMLLGMAPLLRTSVVNNEDVGSFETAQGPERWTLTATAVQHAGKPVLDFGQSGHVLRQPGAPVAVLFGPRTGSSGEASVLAFRGRAQTRSFGQPTAGVSTGNVVHTLADGSRLLLTMTVMHDRNGRGDGLKIEPDQRTDGDAATLAAAQQWLLAQPACQGR, encoded by the coding sequence ATGCAGTTTCGCAGGGGCGCGCGCCGGATTGGCGCGCTGATGATGACCATGCTGGCTGCCGATGCAATGGCGGCATCCACGCCGGCCGCCGAGGTGCCATCGCCGGAAGCACAGGCGCAGATTCTCGACATGCTCGAGCATGAGGCGCTGTATCAGGACAAGGTGGACTGGCCTGCCGCCCGTAAACGACTGGCCTCGTTGCAGTCATACCCCGGTGCGCTGCAGACCGCCCTGCGTGAGATCATCGTGGAGAGCACCGGAGGGCATGGCGTCTGGATGACGGTTGCACGCATGCGCGAGGCTGCAGAGCGCGCGCAGCAGGCCGGCGCTGCCGCCGTGGACCGGGCCAAAGCCGCCGATGCGGTGGATGCGCGCATCGGCTGGGTGGTCATCGAGGGCTATGCCCCTACGCCCGGCGCGACCCCGCAGGAAGCATTCCGCCAGAACATCCAGCGCGCCGCGCGGTGGCAGCAGATCATCCGCAGCAAGGACGACGGCATGCGCTGTGGCTGGATCGTCGACCTGCGGGACAACAGCGGTGGCAACATGTGGCCGATGCTGCTGGGCATGGCGCCGTTGCTGCGCACCTCGGTGGTGAATAACGAAGATGTGGGGTCTTTCGAAACCGCACAGGGGCCGGAGCGCTGGACGTTGACCGCGACCGCCGTGCAGCATGCAGGCAAGCCGGTGCTGGACTTTGGCCAGTCCGGCCATGTGCTGCGGCAGCCTGGCGCGCCGGTGGCGGTGCTGTTCGGGCCGCGCACCGGCAGTTCGGGCGAGGCCTCGGTGCTGGCGTTCCGTGGTCGCGCGCAGACGCGCAGCTTCGGCCAGCCGACCGCGGGTGTCTCCACCGGCAATGTCGTCCACACCCTTGCCGATGGCAGTCGCCTGTTGTTGACCATGACCGTAATGCACGACCGCAACGGCCGCGGCGACGGGCTCAAGATAGAGCCCGACCAGCGCACGGACGGCGATGCGGCCACCCTTGCCGCCGCCCAGCAATGGCTGCTGGCCCAGCCCGCCTGCCAGGGTCGCTGA